The Amaranthus tricolor cultivar Red isolate AtriRed21 chromosome 2, ASM2621246v1, whole genome shotgun sequence genome contains the following window.
AGTATATATTGAAAATGTGAGACAAAATTATCAAGATTctacatgaatatgttttttcatgtaaattaataagaaatcgtaattaaaatttgacacaaaaatttataaattctatttaagaagaatataaaaaaaatagagagtAATAAACAATGTTAAACTTTGGACTTTATATAAACCATGAATCTTATGGATGTATAAAATCGTAACCTTGCGCCATACTAGATCAATTATGTTTATCTTAGTTGGTGattaaaatattcaatattaaaaGATGtggtttttttatttctttagtATTGAGAACAAAAAttgatctattttttttatctaaaatcgTGCCAATATTTTTTGATGTTATGTGTAATACTTCTTAAAATATAGGCTTGTGTTTAAACGAATATCATCTTCATAGACATCACTCCTCTTTTAAATTCATTATATTGAACCTAATATTTTTTGtgaattgaagttataattaagtttaatattttttgactCATTATAGATATGATAGTGCATATTGGAATATAAGTGGAGACATAATTACTTGCAATGGTTAAAGCtgtttttaatatgtttttctctaatagaatttacgaattttattgttaaattttaattataatttttcatcaatctataaaaaaaatatatttatgtgaaatcTTAATAGATTTgtctaaaaatattttctaattgTATTGAGTACTACATAATAGAATAATGatgtttattaaaactaatgaTTAATTCATATGCACAAATAGATAACACTGATTTTCTACTTTGGCGGAGGAAGTTATAACCCGCCATTATTATGAAGTGAAAGGGCTAACGGGTCGGATGAAAGTGCACATTGAAGAGTGGGTTAATTGTCTATTTATAATGTCAAGGATATTCAAAGTAAATGCATTATTTTATacttaaaaaggaaaaatatcaaaaaggttgatataaaaaaaggaaaaattaacatttataattcaatatttcaTCCATTTATggtgaataattttaaatttagattattttttaataaaccaaTCTTTGTCTTTAATTTGCTGTCAGCATAATAGGGTATGCTGATAGCAAATTAAGGATAAAAgttgaattatattataaatgttagatttaaaaaaaaaataatctaaatgtGGAGTTATTCATAATTTACCCACTTCTTATAAGATAGAGTTTATATATGCGTTATAAAACTAGTGcacattaattttattgtaaacTAAATCTATACCCGCAGGTAATATTCGCGAAAATGTGTCCTTTTTCGGGTATGCTAAGGGTGAAGGGACAGGGATTGCACCAAAAGCAAGGCTATCCATATACAAAGTGTGTTGGGAATACGGGTGCTTTGGATCCGATGTATTAGCTGCCATTGATAAAGCTGTTGAAGACGGTGTAGATGTAATATCCATCTCCTTAGGTGGAGCCTCTAGCAGGTACTGATATATTGAATATCCGATGACTTTCCATCTTATAATTAATAGGTGTAGCCCATCAAgtttatatgttagtcaatttCTGTTTGATTATTTGATGTGAGATCACATGTGAGTTATTTTTCCAACGCTCTTTTTCACATGTGAAcccattttttaattgagtaGAAAAGCGGAAACcgtcggctctgataccataataAATTTTTCATTGGGCTTGTACGTTACAAGAACCACGCAAGAGAAGAGTTGACTCACGActacataatttgcttttagtgaaATATACTTAGTGACATTAAATAAACCATTTagcaacacaataaaaaatcatactaaaacttTTTGCGGCATAGAATCTAGTaatatttctcataaatgtcactatagactatagtaacaattacatatgtcattaaagaccaaataaagtgtcactacatcactttatagtgacacttatagtgaaacttaaaataaaaatcaattattattaccctaaaaatataaatcagcggtatttttttaatgtcattacgaaaagttaaatttgttgtagtgacACACAAGTCTTCTattctaaaaccaattggtaataaGAAGAGTAGTCCATCAAACTTATATGTTAATCAACTTCTCTCCAATTGTTTTACGTGAAATTAGATGTGGCTTATTTTTCCACAGGTACAACTTAGACCCGCTTGCCATTGGATCATTCGGAGCATTAACGAAAGGGGTGTTTGTATCAGCATCAGCTGGTAATTTAGGACCAAACCCGAGTTCCTTATCAAACGAAGCTCCATGGATCGCCACAATCGGAGCAAGTACCATTGACAGAAAATTCTTAGCTGATGTAGTACTAGATAATGGTGTAGTTTTAACTGGTGCTTCTCTTTATACAGGGGGACCATTACCTAAAAACAAAACATATCCTTTGGTGTACTTTTCATCAGATTTCTCTAAGCAACTTTGTATGCCTGAATCATTTGATCAAAAACTAGTCGAGGGGAAAATCGTGATTTGTTCTATAGGAATGATTAGCCCGATTGAGAAAGGAATAGTTGTAAAAAAAGCCGGTGGTGTAGGTGTTATTGTCGTTATCAACAATCCTATAATAGGCCCGAATGATACCGTAAAAAGCGATCCCTTTCTGTACCCTGGTGTCACACTTCCTTACGGGCCCACAAAAAGTCTTCTCGATTACATACATAAACGCAAAGTTAAACAAGGGACTATTCTGTTTCGAGGTACTGAAACAGGCAAAAGTATAATTGCTCCGATGATGGCTGTGTTTTCATCTCGAGGCCCAAATAGGCAGTCGATATATGTGCTTAAACCTGATGTTATCGCACCAGGAGTCGACATTCTAGCTGGTTGGCCCGATAACATGCCACCATCTTTTATACAGGAAGACCCAAGAAGATCAGAGTTTAATATCTTATCAGGAACCTCAATGTCCTGCCCACATGTATCAGGGGTAGCCGCCTTACTTAAGGCGGCTAACCCTGATTGGACTCCCCCTATGATTCGGTCTGCCTTGATGACAACCGCGTATAAGGGGTACCATgaagaaacaatgaaaattaGTACCCCACCTACATTTTGGGACGAGGGTGCAGGACATGTGAATCCAGAAAAGGCTAATAATCCGGGTTTAGTTTTTAACATAACCGAAAATGATtatattgattttctttgtgctTCGGGTTATAATAAAACCGAAATATCAACAATAGCAAAAACATCGAATCGTTGCGAAGAGAAGAAGGTAAAGGAATGGGATTTGAATTACCCTGCAATTATTGTGACATCTGATTTACAAGGTAGGATGATTTTAAGGACACTAACAAGTGTAGAGTCACAAGAAAGTAGGTATagtgtttttgttgttgaaccTAAAGGGATGAAAATAAGGGTAAGTCCCTTAAATATGAGTTTTAAGGGCAAAGGGGATAAGCAAAGTTTTTCTGTTGAAGTTTTTGGTATGAAAGAGGCAGGAAGTCATGCTGTTGGTACTGTCACTTGGACTGATGGTAGCCATAATGTTACCATACCTGTGGTGCTCAcatgaaaaatattattttatgtgttgtttttaatattttaaataatttggcTAGTTTTATGAAGAAAGAAATTTGTGTTATACTTAAATAATTTGTTGTTGTATGTATGTCATTTCGTATGTCATGAATTGATCTTATCACTATTAACTTcctaaatgatcactttaagataagGAGTGTATATTAGGCCAACCCAATAGAACTGGTCTAACtgtaagaccgtctcatttaagaattagtgaatatatataaatataatataaaaattacaaaagctTCAAAATTGCCATTGCAATCAACTTATTAATTTCACCATCCTTGTAATTTGATACTCTTACAGATTGTTAGACTATAGAAATAACTTATATGTGACTCTAAGCAATACAATAAATACATCCATCAAAATGCTATTAAATGACTCTTATTTATAATGAAATTTAGGGGTCCGATTAATAACTTCACTCTTGTTACTGATActacatataaaaaaattattttcgattaattattaataacaatgcaataaatagaaatataataATCGTATGCTAAGATTCAAATTACAATATTTAAATTTCTTCATCTCCataatagttttattttttaagagaaaattgtcaattataaattaattttctttaatctACTGAAAATAAATTTAGCTATTATGGagtattttaaataaatcatCTTTAAAATCTTTGTAAATCAAACAATTAGGAATAAATATACTGGTCGGTGAATTCATAATCATTGTCTcgttgaatttattttcaacaaataaaaataagaatttattttaacaatttccCTTATTAAATATAGCAATATAACTCGAAGGAAATAATAAAACTGTCCCGTTGAAATGGCTATAATATTGATTCCTTTCTTTACGTTTGGTTTAATTTCGGAGAAAACAAGACAAAAGCATGAAATGTATTGATATTAAGAAAACCAGATCAAGTGTACTTTCGATCAGAATTTGTTGacttaataattaaaaacatttCATTTTATTATCAACCGACTGTTAGGTGATTTTTATGGTAATGAATGTTGATCCAAAAAATGTTTTctttataactttttattacCATTTCATATcgcatttttaaatattaataatgaattttatgaaaaaaataagataattgaaAGAGAACAATACTGAAAGAGAACAATTATAACTATAAAAATTGTCAAGGTATTTTCTATCagaattacattaatttttcataacGACTAGCACTATTTAATACTGACTATCAAGCATACGAAGAAACAATCCCAAATTAATGTCattgatttaaataaaaatacaaaaacaacAATACAACAAATTTATTTGCTCCCTTTCACTCATTTTAGatcaaagaaaatatatttaaaaaagtaaatattgataataagtgaaatgaaaagataaattgcgtggatgaaattaaaagacgGGGTGTTCGACAATCGATTGTTTGTTAGTTGGCTTTCAAGATGGGTGTTATTATTtatcgccacctttttcattttatcgtcaccccttaatgaaattacgaatttgcccctggactttaaaaaattacgaaattgTCACTGGACTTAAAACATGTTTAACAAATGTAACTTGTACTTAATAAAACTATTAtcacttaataacattattatcgagactctatatatattgaatttttagaAGCGTTCTTGTAgtatatacgaattcaaacacggtactatctctctaaaaactctctaaaaacactacgttaacttaaacaagctaaaatcGTACATCGAACAACAATGGCATACGAAAACGAGCATGATAAtgattcggtaagtaattaatcgattcgaaattttttaaaaaagaaatttccagacaggccagtcgcacaaaaattACGACCAGACCTaggctgagtcgcacaaaaagtgcgactggacctaggctgagtcgcacaaaaagtgcgactgtacctaggtcgagtcgcactttttaTGCGACTctacctaggtacagtcgcacattggttcaattttttttttatatttttttgaatttcgaattataaaatttcttttgtttaattaatttattttttaagttattgtaatttaataaatgttgtaataaattattttatttttatatattattatattatgataattttattataataattagtgttgaatttttttaattcgaaaatttttttttaaaaaaaataataataataccagtcgcacaaaaagtgcgactgtacctaggtcgagtcgcacaaaaagtgcgactgcacCTAGGtagagtcgcactttttgtgcgactgttataatttttttttttttttttgaaattcgaataataaattttattttgtttaattaatttattttttaagttattgttatttcataaatgttgtaatatattattttattttaatatattattatattatgataatgttataataataattagatctgaatttaaataattta
Protein-coding sequences here:
- the LOC130806243 gene encoding subtilisin-like protease SBT1.5 codes for the protein MSHFYCIIIFLALFISLSHITIGETHNQETTQTYIVKTNNDLKPLDFSNIEEWYKFILKKTNSNPNTSLLHVYKTVFQGFSARLTPEQTRSLRAQIEVNEIIQDTIYQLHTTRSPHFLGLDSYNKPMGLLKESELGSNIVVGVIDTGIWPENLSFKDDDLGPIPAHFKGECVGGEDFPSTLCNKKLVGVRYFGSGLLNNEAKSARDTSGHGTHTASTIAGNIRENVSFFGYAKGEGTGIAPKARLSIYKVCWEYGCFGSDVLAAIDKAVEDGVDVISISLGGASSRYNLDPLAIGSFGALTKGVFVSASAGNLGPNPSSLSNEAPWIATIGASTIDRKFLADVVLDNGVVLTGASLYTGGPLPKNKTYPLVYFSSDFSKQLCMPESFDQKLVEGKIVICSIGMISPIEKGIVVKKAGGVGVIVVINNPIIGPNDTVKSDPFLYPGVTLPYGPTKSLLDYIHKRKVKQGTILFRGTETGKSIIAPMMAVFSSRGPNRQSIYVLKPDVIAPGVDILAGWPDNMPPSFIQEDPRRSEFNILSGTSMSCPHVSGVAALLKAANPDWTPPMIRSALMTTAYKGYHEETMKISTPPTFWDEGAGHVNPEKANNPGLVFNITENDYIDFLCASGYNKTEISTIAKTSNRCEEKKVKEWDLNYPAIIVTSDLQGRMILRTLTSVESQESRYSVFVVEPKGMKIRVSPLNMSFKGKGDKQSFSVEVFGMKEAGSHAVGTVTWTDGSHNVTIPVVLT